A stretch of Lathyrus oleraceus cultivar Zhongwan6 chromosome 6, CAAS_Psat_ZW6_1.0, whole genome shotgun sequence DNA encodes these proteins:
- the LOC127097575 gene encoding U-box domain-containing protein 52 produces the protein MWLQKSQWDKKDGVNGLVAVAIDTDKGSQNALKWAIDHLVTKGSTIVLIHVNIKTSSSASTPRSGMMDQCLVVAKDIDDHIRHIFNPYRVFCARKDIQCKDIVLEHGDVSKALIEYTSQTAVEHLVIGSSNKNGFLKFKVADIPGTVSKGAPDFCTVYVVSKGKIQSMRSASRAAPAFSALQSQLSQSNARSDAPDPRLPTATKALAPERRSFEAQPRRSQEAPTDSFRSPFTRKRPNDKSYGELQMPDSDISFVSSGRPSTDRMFHSIYNQNYNSESSFSNPRISSYSSDTDGNYSFESMNYGRRSVDIGTPDFSSFSLDSDGLSSSASQNVDDVEAEMRRLKLELKQTMEMYSTACKEALTAQQKAVELQRWKLEEERRLEEARMAEENALAVAEKEKARSKAAIEAAEAQRRIAELEAQKRINAEMKALRESEEKRKVVDALTSKDVRYRRYAIEEIEAATNFFADSLKIGEGGYGPVYKCLLDHTPVAVKVLRPDAQQGRSQFQREVEVLSCIRHPNMVLLLGACPEYGCLVYEYMANGSLDDCLFCKGNTIPLPWQLRFKIAAEIGTGLLFLHQTKPEPLVHRDLKPANILLDRNYVSKISDVGLARLVPPSVADNVTQYRMTSAAGTFCYIDPEYQQTGMLGVKSDIYSLGIIFLQILTARPPMGLTHHVGRSIEKGTFGEMLDPRVTDWPVEEAMGFAKLAIKCAELRRKDRPDLGKEVLPELDRLRELAETNEHHSFFSGFRSSSTQSQVSLQMDSLSSPLPYSGESTRNTSSPL, from the exons ATGTGGTTGCAAAAGAGTCAATGGGACAAGAAGGATGGGGTGAATGGACTAGTGGCAGTGGCAATAGATACAGATAAAGGAAGCCAAAATGCACTCAAATGGGCCATTGATCATCTTGTCACAAAAGGCTCAACCATTGTTCTCATTCATGTCAATATTAAAACATCATCTTCTGCTTCAACCCCAA GGTCAGGGATGATGGACCAGTGTTTAGTGGTGGCCAAAGATATTGATGATCATATCAGACATATTTTTAATCCATATCGCGTCTTCTGCGCGCGAAAAGAT ATACAGTGCAAGGACATTGTTCTAGAACATGGAGATGTATCCAAAGCTTTGATTGAATATACTTCTCAAACCGCAGTCGAGCATTTGGTTATAGGCTCTTCCAACAAAAATGGTTTTCTCAA ATTCAAGGTAGCTGATATTCCAGGAACGGTATCGAAAGGTGCACCGGATTTTTGTACAGTATATGTTGTTTCTAAGGGAAAAATTCAATCTATGAGGTCTGCTTCTAGAGCTGCTCCTGCATTTTCAGCTCTACAATCTCAACTTAGTCAATCAAATGCAAGGTCGGATGCACCGGACCCTCGTCTTCCGACAGCAACTAAAG CATTAGCACCTGAGAGGAGGTCATTTGAAGCACAACCTCGTAGATCGCAAGAAGCGCCGACCGATTCATTCAG GTCGCCGTTTACGAGGAAACGTCCGAATGATAAGTCATATGGAGAACTTCAAATGCCTGATAGTGACATATCTTTTGTAAGCTCGGGAAGACCAAGTACAGATCGTATGTTCCATTCGATATATAACCAAAACTACAATTCAGAGTCAAGTTTTTCAAATCCTAGGATATCATCGTATAGTTCTGATACGGATGGAAACTATAGCTTTGAGTCAATGAATTATGGAAGGAGATCGGTTGATATTGGCACTCCTGATTTCTCGTCTTTCTCGCTTGATAGCGATGGATTATCTTCTTCTGCGTCGCAAAATGTG GATGATGTGGAAGCTGAAATGAGGAGATTGAAATTGGAGTTAAAGCAAACTATGGAAATGTATAGCACAGCCTGTAAAGAAGCACTCACAGCACAGCAGAAG GCTGTTGAACTTCAAAGATGGAAATTAGAGGAAGAAAGGAGATTGGAGGAGGCAAGAATGGCCGAAGAAAATGCATTGGCTGTAGCAGAAAAGGAAAAGGCGAGATCGAAAGCAGCAATTGAGGCTGCTGAAGCACAAAGAAGGATTGCGGAACTTGAGGCACAAAAGAGAATTAATGCAGAAATGAAAGCTCTAAGAGAATCAGAAGAGAAAAGAAAAGTAGTTGATGCTTTGACAAGCAAAGATGTGAGGTACAGAAGGTATGCAATCGAAGAGATTGAAGCTGCGACGAATTTTTTCGCGGACTCTCTTAAGATTGGAGAAGGCGGTTATGGTCCGGTTTATAAATGTCTTCTGGACCATACACCCGTCGCAGTTAAAGTTCTTCGTCCTGACGCACAACAAGGAAGGTCGCAGTTTCAACGAGAA GTTGAGGTATTGAGTTGCATAAGGCATCCAAACATGGTTCTCCTCCTCGGAGCCTGTCCAGAATACGGCTGCCTAGTTTACGAGTACATGGCGAACGGAAGTTTGGACGATTGTCTCTTTTGTAAAGGAAACACTATACCACTACCTTGGCAGCTAAGGTTCAAAATTGCAGCTGAAATAGGCACAGGCTTGCTCTTCCTCCACCAAACAAAGCCCGAGCCATTAGTCCATCGAGACCTTAAACCAGCAAACATCTTACTCGACCGCAACTACGTCTCAAAGATAAGCGACGTTGGTTTAGCAAGACTAGTTCCACCGTCCGTAGCAGACAACGTGACGCAATATCGAATGACGTCGGCTGCGGGAACATTCTGCTACATAGATCCTGAGTACCAACAGACAGGAATGTTGGGAGTGAAATCTGACATATACTCGCTCGGGATAATTTTCTTGCAAATTTTGACGGCTCGACCACCAATGGGATTGACACATCATGTTGGTAGATCAATCGAGAAAGGAACATTCGGCGAGATGTTGGATCCAAGAGTCACAGATTGGCCAGTTGAAGAGGCAATGGGATTTGCTAAGTTGGCTATAAAATGTGCTGAGTTAAGGAGAAAAGATAGACCTGATCTTGGTAAAGAAGTTTTGCCTGAATTAGATAGATTAAGAGAACTTGCTGAAACTAATGAGCATCATTCATTTTTTAGTGGATTTAGAAGTTCTTCTACTCAGAGCCAAGTCTCTCTTCAAATG GATAGTTTAAGTTCTCCACTTCCTTATTCTGGGGAGAGTACAAGAAATACATCAAGTCCTCTTTGA